The following coding sequences lie in one Mesorhizobium sp. DCY119 genomic window:
- a CDS encoding SDR family oxidoreductase, with the protein MSRFDGMTVLITGATGGFGRRAAERFAADGARLILSDMDDDGLSAFAETLNAETATLAGNIADEELSEKLAALAVERFGRLDIAVNNAGIAQSFVRLPQVPSDEARRIIEVDLLGVFYALKAQLPVMERQFRKTGKGGAIVNIASVAGLGGAPKLSVYSAAKHGVVGLTRSAAAEYASKGIRVNAVCPAYARTKMVDDFVKITRASEAEAITELTRGVPMKRVAEVDEVIEVIMFAADPKNSFMTGHTLAVDGGISAI; encoded by the coding sequence ATGAGCCGTTTTGACGGGATGACCGTGTTGATAACCGGTGCGACGGGCGGTTTCGGCCGCCGTGCCGCCGAGCGTTTTGCGGCCGACGGTGCACGGCTCATCCTCTCGGACATGGATGACGATGGGTTGTCTGCCTTTGCCGAAACATTGAATGCCGAAACCGCCACGCTGGCCGGAAACATCGCCGACGAGGAGCTTTCGGAAAAGCTGGCGGCACTCGCCGTCGAACGCTTCGGGCGTCTCGACATCGCCGTCAACAATGCCGGCATCGCCCAGAGCTTCGTGCGCCTGCCGCAGGTTCCCTCCGACGAGGCGCGGCGGATCATCGAGGTCGACCTGCTCGGCGTCTTCTACGCCCTGAAGGCGCAGCTCCCGGTCATGGAGCGGCAGTTCCGCAAGACCGGCAAGGGCGGCGCCATCGTCAACATCGCTTCCGTCGCCGGTCTGGGAGGCGCGCCGAAACTCTCGGTCTATTCGGCGGCCAAGCATGGCGTCGTCGGCCTGACGCGCTCGGCGGCGGCCGAATACGCTTCCAAGGGCATTCGCGTCAACGCCGTCTGCCCCGCCTATGCGCGCACCAAGATGGTCGACGATTTCGTCAAGATCACGCGCGCCTCCGAGGCCGAAGCGATCACCGAACTGACGCGCGGCGTGCCGATGAAGCGCGTCGCCGAAGTGGACGAGGTCATCGAAGTGATCATGTTTGCCGCCGACCCGAAGAACTCCTTCATGACCGGCCACACGCTGGCGGTCGACGGCGGCATTTCCGCCATCTGA
- a CDS encoding phosphotransferase family protein, giving the protein MSDPNTLDRDVLAPYLEAEVPGFSGLETIEKFKAGQSNPTYLLTAQSGRYVLRAKPPGQLLKSAHQVDREYRVMKALAGTAVPVPRMLHLAPEESPIGRMFYLMEFMEGRIFWDPALPEASSNDERAAIYDAMNATLAALHDVDVEAAGLGDYGRPGNYFERQLARWTSQYRASETGGIADMDRLIAWLETHMPADDGIVSLVHGDYRLDNMIFAPDRPQVLAVLDWELSTLGHPFADIAYQCMQWRLPHQSGFRGLGGIDRAALGLPSEEAYVAAYCERRGLREIPRWTFFLAFSFFRLAAICQGVYKRALDGNASNPEKARMYGEAVKLLSHLAAELIDKDK; this is encoded by the coding sequence ATGAGCGATCCGAATACTCTCGATCGCGACGTGCTCGCGCCCTATCTGGAGGCCGAGGTTCCCGGGTTTTCCGGCCTCGAGACGATCGAGAAATTCAAGGCGGGACAATCGAACCCGACCTATCTGCTGACGGCCCAAAGCGGTCGCTATGTGCTGCGCGCCAAGCCGCCCGGCCAGCTATTGAAATCGGCGCATCAGGTCGACCGCGAGTACCGCGTCATGAAGGCGCTCGCCGGCACCGCCGTTCCGGTACCGAGGATGCTGCATCTGGCGCCGGAAGAATCGCCCATCGGCCGCATGTTCTATTTGATGGAGTTCATGGAGGGCCGCATCTTCTGGGACCCGGCGTTGCCGGAAGCATCCTCGAACGACGAACGCGCGGCGATCTATGATGCGATGAACGCGACGCTGGCAGCCCTGCACGATGTCGACGTGGAAGCTGCCGGCCTTGGTGACTATGGCCGCCCCGGCAATTATTTCGAGCGCCAGCTCGCGCGCTGGACCAGCCAGTATCGCGCCTCCGAAACGGGCGGCATCGCCGACATGGACCGGCTGATCGCCTGGCTGGAAACGCATATGCCGGCAGACGACGGCATCGTCTCGCTGGTTCATGGCGACTACCGGCTCGACAACATGATCTTCGCGCCGGACAGGCCGCAGGTGCTGGCCGTGCTCGACTGGGAACTGTCGACGCTCGGCCACCCCTTCGCTGACATCGCCTATCAGTGCATGCAATGGCGCCTGCCGCACCAGTCCGGCTTTCGCGGCCTCGGCGGCATCGACCGCGCAGCGCTCGGTCTGCCATCCGAGGAGGCCTATGTCGCCGCCTATTGCGAGCGGCGCGGACTGCGGGAGATTCCGCGCTGGACCTTCTTCCTCGCCTTCTCCTTCTTCCGCCTCGCAGCGATCTGCCAGGGCGTCTACAAGCGCGCGCTGGACGGCAATGCATCGAACCCGGAAAAGGCCAGGATGTATGGCGAGGCCGTTAAACTCCTGTCGCATCTGGCGGCGGAACTCATCGACAAGGACAAATAA